One window from the genome of Chloroflexota bacterium encodes:
- a CDS encoding enoyl-CoA hydratase/isomerase family protein, whose product MAVVEFELRERVAYITLNRPDKLNAIDVEMRDMLWQMLHEVNDNPDIWMAVLTGNGRAFSVGHDLVSMSGRSDALYDTEISTEDLYVYQSEIFKPIISAINGFCLAQGGGIALASDIRIASDQAQFGWPQAKRGIGSVSGPCMLSQRVPLNFALEFLFTGDLISADRAYELGMVNMVVPHDELMERTDALVQKLLQNAPLPMRAIKEVAVRGLSMRLEDRVRLAGIVNRRLQRTDDAIEGIKAFQEKRTPVFKGS is encoded by the coding sequence ATGGCGGTCGTGGAGTTTGAATTGCGGGAGCGAGTGGCTTACATCACGCTCAATAGGCCCGACAAGCTGAACGCTATCGATGTGGAGATGCGAGATATGCTCTGGCAGATGCTCCACGAGGTGAACGACAACCCTGACATTTGGATGGCGGTTCTGACAGGCAATGGCCGCGCCTTCTCGGTCGGACACGACCTCGTGTCAATGTCCGGGCGCAGCGATGCGCTGTACGACACCGAAATCTCCACCGAAGACCTATATGTCTATCAGTCCGAGATATTCAAGCCCATAATATCAGCCATCAACGGGTTCTGCTTGGCGCAGGGTGGCGGCATCGCGTTAGCGTCCGACATTCGCATCGCTTCCGATCAGGCGCAGTTCGGCTGGCCGCAGGCGAAACGCGGCATCGGCTCGGTCAGCGGCCCCTGCATGCTGTCGCAGCGCGTGCCGCTCAACTTCGCTCTGGAGTTTCTGTTCACCGGCGACCTGATAAGCGCAGACCGCGCATACGAACTTGGCATGGTGAACATGGTCGTGCCGCACGACGAACTGATGGAACGCACGGACGCACTGGTGCAGAAGCTGCTGCAGAACGCGCCGTTGCCGATGCGCGCCATCAAGGAAGTGGCGGTCAGAGGCTTGAGCATGCGGCTGGAAGACCGCGTGCGGCTCGCGGGCATCGTCAACCGCCGACTGCAGCGCACTGACGACGCCATTGAAGGCATCAAAGCGTTCCAAGAAAAGCGCACGCCGGTGTTCAAGGGCAGCTAG
- a CDS encoding CRTAC1 family protein produces the protein MKTHIIRQTITKQLPSKLPPPAALIVTVVAVLALPVLACSEERVPPPPRTTVTPITRVLPAPAPTAVPTAAPMQAAIGGGASGGSGSASTGAVGSTNTDSTDTGNTGTTGNATGASGITVSAGSIRTVGATGGSAAAPSEGAEIRSRRYRQPGFIGVSTDDVAPFTNIAERAMGEQFAVANDLTGVAIFDYDRDGDHDFYITQSRGNPNLLFRNDGGDSFTEVGVQAGVSANASNSTGVVTCDIDNDGYQDIYLSAQGIIGDGLDYEDAVYDSALREAVSDRLMRNNGDGTFTDITAGAFGDEANFRTGTSPACADIDRDGWVDIFVANRSDMDSVHPGVLTRGNENVLYHNDGDGTFTEISVDAGVRGEQVVTWASLFFDFDDDGDPDLWTADDGGPVRIYRNDTENNRVRFTPVERPMGLDKRGNWMGFALGDYDGDADLDVFVTNIGYHPKTRPLPFEGASGDCSSEQLYSVSTCAHYLLRNDGTMVVPRLGEVGFFPDVAPTVPIEPNRVMPPDSIDPGRIWLDWRVPTGLAAYDFGFGAVFFDMENDGDQDLYWTGAALGRGESPEGRWFPSAGRMLRGDGAGNFQDITVEARLLNIKDVDYGVLDPLSAQFDRERQRIDTAYHENGKGLAKGDLNGDGYIDLIGTNSAGPIYLDPSAGTDSALGFENGPTFVWLNGGGDNNWLALRLRGRMVEDGTGSNADAIGARVFVSTTGADGRRQVQTDDVTAGSSFLSMSTLDLHFGVANASIADEITIFWPSGVRQVIRNIPVNQVYEITEPALPQ, from the coding sequence ATGAAAACTCACATTATTCGCCAGACTATTACCAAGCAACTTCCTTCCAAACTTCCGCCGCCGGCTGCGCTAATCGTTACCGTCGTCGCCGTGCTTGCGCTGCCCGTGCTTGCTTGCAGCGAGGAGCGCGTGCCGCCTCCGCCGCGCACTACGGTTACGCCGATTACTCGCGTGCTGCCTGCGCCTGCGCCGACTGCCGTTCCTACCGCTGCGCCGATGCAAGCAGCTATTGGTGGTGGCGCAAGTGGCGGCAGTGGTTCGGCCAGTACAGGCGCTGTTGGCAGTACCAACACGGACAGTACAGACACGGGCAATACGGGCACGACCGGCAACGCAACCGGCGCTAGCGGCATTACCGTCAGCGCGGGCAGTATCAGGACTGTCGGCGCGACTGGTGGCAGCGCTGCCGCGCCGTCGGAGGGCGCGGAGATACGGTCGCGGCGTTACCGGCAGCCCGGCTTTATTGGCGTTAGCACGGACGATGTGGCGCCGTTCACGAACATCGCGGAGCGAGCGATGGGCGAGCAATTCGCCGTTGCGAACGATCTGACGGGCGTGGCTATCTTCGACTATGACCGCGACGGCGACCACGACTTCTACATCACGCAGTCGCGCGGCAACCCGAACCTGCTGTTCCGCAATGACGGCGGCGATTCATTCACTGAAGTCGGCGTGCAGGCGGGCGTGTCCGCGAATGCGTCCAACAGCACCGGCGTCGTTACCTGCGACATCGACAACGACGGCTATCAGGACATCTACCTCAGCGCGCAGGGCATCATTGGCGACGGCTTGGACTATGAAGATGCGGTGTACGACTCCGCGCTGCGCGAAGCCGTCAGCGACCGCCTGATGCGCAACAACGGCGACGGCACTTTCACCGACATCACCGCCGGCGCGTTCGGCGACGAGGCGAACTTCCGCACCGGCACAAGCCCCGCCTGCGCCGACATCGACCGCGACGGATGGGTGGATATATTCGTCGCCAACCGATCTGACATGGACTCGGTGCATCCCGGCGTCTTAACGCGCGGCAACGAGAATGTGCTCTACCACAACGACGGCGACGGCACATTCACCGAGATTAGTGTGGATGCGGGTGTGCGGGGCGAACAGGTCGTAACCTGGGCATCGCTGTTCTTTGACTTCGACGACGACGGCGATCCAGACCTGTGGACGGCTGACGACGGCGGACCCGTGCGGATTTACCGCAACGATACCGAGAACAACCGCGTGCGCTTCACGCCGGTCGAGCGCCCGATGGGGCTGGACAAGCGCGGCAACTGGATGGGCTTTGCGCTCGGCGACTACGACGGCGACGCGGACTTGGATGTGTTCGTAACCAACATCGGCTACCATCCCAAGACTCGGCCGCTGCCGTTCGAGGGTGCGAGCGGCGACTGCTCCAGCGAGCAGCTGTATTCCGTTTCCACCTGCGCCCACTACCTACTGCGCAACGACGGCACGATGGTCGTCCCGCGTCTGGGTGAAGTCGGCTTCTTTCCGGATGTCGCGCCGACCGTGCCGATAGAACCGAATCGTGTCATGCCGCCCGATTCAATCGACCCGGGGCGGATATGGCTTGATTGGCGGGTGCCGACCGGTCTAGCGGCGTACGACTTCGGCTTTGGCGCGGTGTTCTTCGACATGGAAAACGACGGTGACCAAGACTTGTATTGGACCGGCGCCGCGCTCGGACGCGGCGAATCGCCGGAAGGTAGGTGGTTTCCATCGGCAGGGCGTATGCTGCGCGGCGACGGCGCGGGTAACTTTCAAGACATCACCGTGGAGGCGCGGCTGCTGAACATCAAGGATGTCGATTACGGCGTGCTAGACCCGCTCAGCGCGCAGTTCGACCGCGAGCGGCAGCGCATCGACACAGCGTACCACGAGAACGGCAAGGGCTTGGCGAAAGGCGACCTTAACGGCGACGGCTATATCGACCTTATCGGCACGAACAGCGCAGGTCCCATCTACCTCGACCCAAGCGCGGGAACTGACAGCGCGCTGGGCTTCGAGAACGGACCAACATTCGTTTGGCTGAACGGCGGCGGCGATAACAACTGGCTCGCGCTGCGCCTGCGCGGACGCATGGTCGAGGACGGCACGGGGAGCAACGCGGATGCCATCGGCGCGCGAGTCTTCGTGTCCACGACGGGCGCGGATGGCAGGCGGCAAGTGCAGACTGACGATGTAACCGCAGGCTCAAGCTTCCTGTCTATGTCCACGCTCGATCTGCACTTCGGCGTGGCAAACGCCAGCATCGCTGACGAGATAACCATCTTTTGGCCCAGCGGCGTCCGCCAAGTAATCCGCAACATCCCCGTCAACCAAGTGTACGAAATCACCGAACCCGCGCTGCCGCAGTAA
- a CDS encoding MFS transporter: MPNTPASPSRQNSVLTINLLSNLLNRAPFHYAWVVVGTLALVQMVALSVNFAGGVLVEPLMNERGEFGFSASSVGLSFTLFFLAGAMLSPVAGWLGERYGPRKMMIVASLGYCCVMVLVAFVSAPWELWLSFGILRGAVQAIFMVPLMAAVSAWFRQRLGLATGLLWAASGIGPAVMAPLLINFVQGVDWQTTFTYFGLAAGAFILLLTLVFRSKPADVGALAYGARAGDVEDSGISPEQERARAKVFNQHVRRTKAFWNLPAIHGLGCAGHGIILLFVVPFAIMKGLTFTEAALTLSILSLVSIPSRMLTPMIAEKYGTKPIMATCLMIQGLTVLMLFVSTEWWHFYLFAVLFGIGFGGEWTGYLVINRQYYGNGPIGSVYGWQMSGAQMGHAFVSWVSGIMLDMTGSYNVLFAVSAAMSIAGAVVTMTLEDTSKRLIGDWESVVPDVEGSDSTDTRPAPRAPSAAD, encoded by the coding sequence ATGCCCAACACACCAGCCTCGCCATCGAGGCAGAACAGCGTGCTGACTATCAACCTTCTATCGAACCTGCTCAATCGCGCGCCGTTCCATTATGCTTGGGTTGTAGTGGGGACGCTGGCATTAGTGCAGATGGTCGCGCTGTCGGTGAACTTCGCGGGAGGTGTTCTGGTCGAGCCGCTGATGAATGAACGCGGCGAGTTCGGATTCAGCGCGTCCAGCGTGGGCTTGTCGTTCACGCTGTTCTTCTTGGCGGGCGCGATGCTGTCGCCGGTAGCTGGCTGGCTCGGTGAGCGCTACGGTCCGCGCAAAATGATGATCGTTGCCTCACTGGGCTACTGCTGTGTGATGGTGCTGGTGGCGTTCGTCAGCGCACCATGGGAATTGTGGCTGTCGTTCGGCATCCTGCGCGGCGCGGTACAAGCGATTTTCATGGTGCCGCTGATGGCTGCGGTGTCCGCTTGGTTTAGGCAGCGGCTCGGGCTCGCCACAGGCTTGCTCTGGGCTGCGTCGGGCATTGGGCCTGCAGTGATGGCGCCGCTGCTCATTAATTTCGTGCAAGGTGTTGACTGGCAGACCACATTCACTTATTTCGGACTTGCCGCCGGCGCGTTCATCCTGCTGCTGACTCTGGTATTCCGCAGCAAGCCCGCCGATGTAGGCGCGCTGGCATACGGTGCGCGCGCTGGCGACGTCGAAGATTCGGGCATTTCGCCGGAACAGGAAAGAGCGCGCGCCAAGGTGTTCAACCAGCATGTGCGGCGTACGAAGGCGTTCTGGAATCTGCCCGCCATTCACGGTCTTGGCTGCGCGGGACACGGCATCATTCTGCTATTCGTCGTGCCGTTCGCCATAATGAAGGGCTTAACCTTCACCGAAGCGGCGCTGACTCTGAGCATCCTGTCGCTGGTCAGCATACCAAGCCGAATGCTGACTCCGATGATAGCGGAGAAGTACGGCACAAAGCCGATAATGGCGACCTGTCTGATGATTCAGGGCTTGACGGTCTTGATGCTGTTCGTATCGACCGAGTGGTGGCACTTCTACCTGTTCGCGGTACTGTTCGGCATCGGATTCGGCGGCGAATGGACGGGCTATCTCGTCATCAACAGGCAGTACTACGGTAACGGTCCGATAGGCTCGGTGTACGGCTGGCAAATGTCCGGCGCGCAGATGGGGCATGCATTCGTGAGCTGGGTATCGGGGATAATGCTCGACATGACGGGTTCATACAACGTACTATTCGCAGTGTCCGCGGCGATGAGCATCGCCGGCGCAGTGGTAACAATGACCCTGGAAGACACTTCCAAGCGCCTGATAGGCGATTGGGAGTCCGTAGTGCCCGACGTGGAAGGTTCAGACAGTACGGACACCCGCCCAGCGCCAAGAGCGCCAAGCGCAGCGGATTGA
- a CDS encoding ABC transporter ATP-binding protein has protein sequence MSTEQNGSSQILDVEGLKVYFPILEGFLRRTVGNVKAVDDVSFSLNEGETFGLVGESGCGKTTTGRAILRAIEPTDGEVQFTMKSGDRINTAGADRETLRLLRQEMQLIFQDPFASLNPRMTVFDVVADPLRVNRLARGSELEDRVAEMLRLVGLSVDYARRYPHAFSGGQRQRIGIARALVVNPRLVIADEPVSALDVSVQAQILNLMQDLQDELRLTYLFISHDLSVVQYLCHRVAVMYVGKIVEVASTEDLFTQPRHPYTQALLSSVPVPNPAVQSRGMVLEGEVADPANPPSGCYFHPRCPFARDLCREQAPPLKEVSPGRFASCHFADEIELPGVPG, from the coding sequence ATGAGTACGGAACAGAACGGCAGCAGCCAGATACTCGATGTCGAGGGCTTGAAGGTATATTTCCCGATACTTGAAGGCTTTCTGCGGCGCACCGTAGGCAATGTGAAGGCGGTTGACGATGTTAGCTTCAGCCTGAACGAAGGCGAGACCTTCGGGCTTGTGGGCGAGAGCGGCTGTGGCAAGACGACTACCGGCAGGGCTATCCTGCGTGCCATCGAGCCCACGGATGGCGAAGTGCAGTTCACGATGAAGAGCGGCGATCGTATTAACACCGCAGGCGCGGACCGCGAGACGCTGCGGCTGCTGCGCCAAGAGATGCAGCTCATATTCCAAGACCCGTTCGCATCTCTCAACCCGCGTATGACCGTGTTCGATGTGGTCGCGGACCCGCTGCGGGTCAATCGCCTTGCGCGCGGCTCCGAGCTTGAAGACCGCGTCGCGGAGATGCTGCGGCTCGTCGGGCTTTCCGTCGATTATGCGCGGCGCTATCCGCATGCCTTCAGTGGCGGCCAGCGGCAGCGCATCGGCATCGCGCGCGCTCTCGTCGTCAACCCGCGCCTAGTCATCGCGGACGAACCGGTGTCCGCGCTCGATGTGTCCGTGCAGGCGCAAATCCTCAACCTTATGCAGGACTTGCAGGACGAGCTGCGGCTGACATACTTGTTCATCAGCCACGACCTCAGCGTGGTACAGTACCTGTGCCACCGAGTCGCAGTGATGTATGTCGGCAAAATCGTCGAAGTCGCATCAACGGAAGACCTGTTCACGCAGCCACGCCATCCGTACACTCAGGCGCTGCTGTCGTCCGTTCCGGTGCCTAATCCGGCTGTGCAGTCGCGCGGAATGGTGCTAGAAGGAGAAGTCGCAGACCCGGCGAATCCGCCGTCCGGCTGCTACTTCCACCCGCGCTGCCCGTTCGCCCGCGACCTCTGCCGCGAGCAAGCGCCGCCGCTGAAGGAAGTGTCGCCGGGCAGGTTCGCCAGCTGCCACTTCGCAGACGAAATCGAACTGCCGGGCGTGCCGGGCTAA
- a CDS encoding ABC transporter ATP-binding protein, with translation MDDTLLDIRNLKTYFYLDEGEVRAVDDVTVRIDRGKVLGVVGESGCGKSVLARSIMRIVRPPGRTVDGEIIYHRPTQNGDGGYEEIDLQQLPQDGDVMRRIRGADITMVFQEPMVSFSPVHTVGDQIIEGILLHQEVTKEEAREIVADTLRKVGIPNPEQRVDSYPFNLSGGMRQRAMIAMALSSNPSLLIADEPTTALDVTTQAQILELMASLQRELGMAMMLITHNLGVVAQMAEEIIVMYLGKIVERADTATLFRDPRHPYTQELLKSIPQMRRERQTTRLTAISGTVPPPFIRPSGCPFHPRCPQAMPGVCDVQMPQTIEVETGHTVRCLLYEDDANTVATGAGAIEQD, from the coding sequence ATGGACGACACGCTGCTGGATATACGAAACCTGAAGACTTACTTCTACCTTGATGAGGGCGAGGTGAGGGCGGTTGACGATGTAACCGTGCGTATCGACCGGGGTAAGGTGCTGGGCGTGGTCGGCGAGAGCGGCTGCGGCAAGAGCGTGCTCGCGCGGTCTATTATGCGTATCGTCCGCCCGCCGGGCAGAACCGTTGACGGCGAGATTATCTACCATCGTCCCACGCAAAACGGCGACGGCGGCTACGAAGAGATAGACTTGCAGCAGCTTCCGCAAGACGGCGATGTCATGCGGCGTATTCGCGGCGCCGACATCACGATGGTCTTCCAAGAGCCTATGGTCTCGTTCAGCCCGGTGCACACCGTCGGCGACCAGATTATAGAAGGTATATTGCTGCACCAGGAAGTTACGAAGGAAGAGGCGCGCGAGATTGTCGCGGACACGCTGCGCAAGGTCGGCATCCCCAATCCGGAGCAGCGAGTCGATTCGTACCCGTTCAACCTGAGCGGCGGCATGCGGCAGCGCGCGATGATTGCGATGGCGCTGTCGTCCAACCCGTCGCTGCTTATCGCGGACGAACCCACGACCGCGCTGGATGTAACTACGCAGGCGCAGATTCTAGAACTGATGGCGTCGTTGCAGCGCGAACTCGGCATGGCGATGATGCTCATCACACACAACCTCGGCGTTGTGGCGCAGATGGCGGAAGAAATCATCGTGATGTATCTGGGCAAAATCGTGGAACGCGCGGACACCGCAACGCTATTCCGAGACCCGAGGCATCCGTACACGCAGGAGTTGCTAAAGTCCATCCCGCAGATGCGGCGAGAACGACAGACAACGCGCCTGACGGCTATCAGCGGCACCGTGCCGCCGCCGTTTATACGACCGTCGGGCTGCCCGTTCCACCCACGCTGCCCGCAGGCGATGCCGGGCGTGTGCGATGTGCAAATGCCGCAGACGATTGAGGTCGAAACAGGGCACACCGTACGCTGCCTGCTGTACGAAGACGACGCGAATACTGTCGCCACGGGTGCTGGGGCAATCGAACAGGATTAA
- a CDS encoding ABC transporter permease, producing the protein MAAQTESLPIQRPSEDEQIYIASQWKLIWWRFIRHRVAMASTVVVLLFYFVALFPEFLAIHDPRQEFATRTFIPPQGIHFFDGFTPQMPYVNGLKGERNPETLGMEWVTDEETKHTINYFVRGHEYKLFGFIETDWHLMGLNVDTSTEPQPFYPLGTDRMGRDMFSRLMYGTRVSMSIGLVGVALNIFLGSMLGGLSGLRGGLTDAVIQRIIEFVRAIPTIPLWLALSAAVPRDWSIIRVYFAITIIISLIEWTRLAREVRGRFLAMREEDFVLAARLYGTNEIRIVFRHMLPSFLSHIIAATTLAIPGIIIAETSLSFLGLGLREPAISWGVLLQEAQTLQAVAEASWLLLPGVFVLIAVMALNFMGDGLRDAADPYAIREG; encoded by the coding sequence ATGGCTGCACAGACGGAATCGCTCCCAATTCAGAGACCATCTGAAGACGAGCAGATATACATTGCATCCCAGTGGAAGCTGATTTGGTGGCGGTTCATCCGACACCGCGTCGCAATGGCATCCACGGTCGTGGTACTGCTCTTCTACTTTGTGGCATTGTTCCCGGAGTTCTTGGCGATACACGATCCGCGCCAAGAGTTCGCAACGCGCACATTCATCCCGCCGCAAGGCATTCACTTCTTCGACGGCTTTACTCCGCAGATGCCCTATGTCAATGGGCTGAAGGGCGAGCGCAACCCCGAAACGCTTGGCATGGAGTGGGTGACCGACGAAGAAACGAAGCACACCATCAACTACTTCGTGCGCGGCCACGAGTATAAACTGTTCGGTTTCATAGAAACGGACTGGCACTTGATGGGGCTAAATGTGGATACCAGCACGGAGCCGCAGCCGTTCTATCCACTCGGCACGGACAGGATGGGGCGCGACATGTTCTCGCGCCTGATGTACGGCACGCGCGTGTCCATGTCCATCGGTCTGGTGGGCGTGGCGCTGAACATATTCCTCGGCTCTATGCTTGGGGGCTTGTCCGGGCTGCGCGGCGGATTAACTGATGCCGTGATACAGCGCATCATTGAATTCGTGCGCGCGATACCGACGATACCGCTCTGGCTTGCGCTATCGGCTGCCGTGCCGCGCGACTGGTCAATCATACGGGTCTATTTCGCCATCACGATAATCATCTCGCTCATCGAGTGGACGCGCCTTGCGCGCGAGGTGCGCGGTCGCTTCCTGGCGATGCGAGAAGAGGACTTCGTGCTGGCGGCGCGGCTGTATGGCACGAACGAGATACGCATCGTCTTCCGGCACATGCTGCCCTCGTTCCTGAGCCACATCATCGCGGCAACGACGCTGGCGATACCGGGCATCATCATAGCGGAGACATCGCTGAGCTTCTTGGGACTGGGGCTGCGCGAGCCGGCGATAAGCTGGGGCGTGCTGCTTCAGGAAGCGCAGACATTGCAGGCGGTCGCCGAGGCTTCTTGGCTGCTGCTGCCGGGCGTCTTCGTGCTGATAGCCGTAATGGCGCTAAACTTCATGGGCGACGGCCTACGCGACGCCGCCGACCCATACGCAATACGAGAAGGGTAA
- a CDS encoding ABC transporter permease, translating to MIQFIVRRFLIFIPMLFLMSVVAFAIIQAPPGDFLTDYIAQLQATGELADESEVEALRAQYGLNQPIYVQYLKWVYGIIQWDLGLSIEWRRPVKELVNERLAMTVLLGVATILFTWTLAIPIGILSAVKKYTVIDYFFTFLSYFGVGTPNFMIALVAMWFAFSWFGVKATGLFSDEYITAPWSVGKFIDLIKHLWLPMLILGTDGTARFTRIVRANLLDEMNKPYVETARAKGLPEWKVVLKYPVRIALNPFVSTAGLELPRLISGQLIVATVMSLPTIGPLLLRALLSQDMYMAGSIVLILTTLTLIGVLISDIVLAAMDPRIRIGA from the coding sequence ATGATACAGTTCATAGTCCGCCGGTTTCTCATATTCATACCGATGCTGTTTCTGATGTCGGTGGTGGCGTTCGCCATCATTCAGGCGCCGCCGGGCGACTTCCTGACCGACTACATCGCGCAGCTTCAGGCGACGGGCGAACTCGCCGACGAGAGCGAGGTCGAGGCGTTGCGCGCGCAGTACGGGCTGAACCAGCCCATATATGTGCAGTACCTCAAGTGGGTCTATGGCATCATCCAGTGGGACTTGGGGCTGTCTATCGAGTGGAGGCGTCCCGTCAAGGAGCTTGTCAACGAAAGGCTGGCGATGACCGTCTTGCTCGGAGTCGCCACTATCCTGTTCACCTGGACGCTTGCTATTCCCATCGGTATCTTGTCCGCCGTGAAGAAGTACACGGTGATAGACTATTTCTTCACATTCTTATCGTACTTTGGAGTGGGAACGCCGAACTTCATGATTGCGCTTGTCGCCATGTGGTTCGCGTTCAGCTGGTTCGGCGTCAAGGCGACCGGGCTGTTCTCGGACGAGTACATCACCGCGCCTTGGAGTGTAGGCAAGTTCATAGACTTGATCAAGCACTTGTGGCTGCCGATGCTTATACTTGGCACGGACGGCACGGCGCGCTTCACCCGCATTGTGCGCGCGAACCTGCTGGACGAGATGAACAAGCCTTATGTGGAGACGGCGCGCGCGAAGGGCTTGCCGGAATGGAAGGTAGTGCTGAAGTACCCGGTGCGTATAGCGCTGAACCCGTTCGTCAGCACGGCGGGGCTTGAGTTGCCGCGCCTGATTTCCGGCCAACTTATCGTGGCGACCGTTATGAGCCTGCCCACGATTGGTCCCCTGCTGCTGCGCGCCCTGCTGTCGCAGGACATGTACATGGCAGGCTCTATCGTGCTAATACTGACGACGCTGACGCTCATCGGCGTCCTTATATCGGACATCGTTCTGGCAGCGATGGACCCGCGCATTCGTATTGGAGCCTAG